In Brevibacillus brevis NBRC 100599, a single genomic region encodes these proteins:
- the queC gene encoding 7-cyano-7-deazaguanine synthase QueC, with the protein MKKEKAVVVFSGGQDSTTCLFWAKEQFGEVETLTFDYGQRHKLEIECAQQIAAELGVKNSVLDMSLLNQLAPNALTRTDIDITQEEGQLPSTFVDGRNLLFLSFAGVFAKQRGARHLITGVCETDFSGYPDCRDAFIKSLNVTLNLSMDYPFVIHTPLMWLNKAQTWKLADDLGAFTYIRENTLTCYNGIKGDGCGECPACHLRKAGLDTYLSEKNQPGEKA; encoded by the coding sequence ATGAAAAAGGAAAAAGCCGTTGTTGTCTTTAGCGGAGGTCAGGACAGCACTACCTGCCTGTTTTGGGCAAAAGAGCAATTCGGCGAAGTAGAAACCCTCACATTTGACTACGGTCAGCGACACAAGCTGGAGATCGAGTGCGCCCAGCAAATTGCCGCAGAACTCGGCGTCAAAAACTCCGTATTGGACATGAGCCTGTTAAACCAGCTCGCGCCCAATGCACTCACCCGCACAGATATCGACATTACCCAGGAAGAAGGCCAATTGCCATCCACGTTCGTCGACGGACGCAACTTGTTGTTCCTTTCCTTTGCGGGCGTTTTCGCCAAGCAACGAGGAGCACGTCACTTGATTACTGGTGTATGCGAAACGGATTTTAGCGGTTATCCCGACTGCCGTGACGCCTTTATCAAATCACTCAACGTGACATTGAATTTGTCGATGGACTATCCGTTTGTGATTCATACGCCGCTCATGTGGCTGAACAAAGCACAGACATGGAAACTGGCGGACGATCTGGGTGCCTTCACCTATATTCGCGAAAATACCCTCACCTGCTATAACGGCATCAAAGGAGACGGCTGCGGCGAATGCCCTGCCTGCCACCTGCGAAAAGCCGGTCTGGACACGTATCTTTCCGAGAAAAATCAACCTGGAGAAAAAGCCTGA
- the queD gene encoding 6-carboxytetrahydropterin synthase QueD → MSANFDFRIVDRMQALGTHIQKSQLRYHNKRVLVSKEFTFDAAHHLHAYEGKCKNLHGHTYTVVFGISGFPDEIGLVIDFGDIKQIWKEHIEIYLDHRYLNEMLPPMNTTAENMVVWIFEEMEKQLQSDAYRDRYDGARVEFVRLFETPTSYAEARREWMME, encoded by the coding sequence ATGAGCGCGAACTTTGATTTTCGTATCGTCGATCGCATGCAGGCACTGGGTACCCATATTCAAAAATCACAGCTTCGCTACCATAACAAACGCGTTTTGGTAAGCAAGGAATTTACTTTTGACGCTGCCCATCATCTGCACGCTTATGAAGGAAAGTGCAAAAACCTCCACGGCCATACGTACACGGTCGTCTTTGGCATCAGTGGCTTTCCGGACGAGATCGGACTCGTGATCGATTTCGGTGACATCAAGCAAATCTGGAAAGAGCACATCGAAATTTATTTGGATCATCGCTATCTGAATGAAATGCTTCCTCCGATGAATACCACTGCTGAAAACATGGTCGTGTGGATTTTCGAAGAGATGGAAAAGCAATTGCAGTCAGATGCCTACCGCGACCGCTACGACGGCGCTCGGGTGGAGTTCGTTCGCCTGTTCGAGACACCGACCAGCTATGCCGAGGCAAGACGGGAGTGGATGATGGAATGA
- the queE gene encoding 7-carboxy-7-deazaguanine synthase QueE, with protein sequence MIPVLEIFGPTIQGEGMVIGQKTMFVRTAGCDYRCNWCDSAFTWDGSARDEIRQMSPEAVWEELTRLGGDRFSHVTISGGNPALLAGIGDLISLLKEHGIRTAVETQGSKWQAWLPLIDDITLSPKPPSSGMQTDFQALDRIVHELLDQKHPGLSLKVVVFDDADFAYARTIHQRFPGVPFYLQPGNSDLTDADTPSLRDKLLESFEWLIDQAMETADMNDAKVLPQLHALVWGNKRGV encoded by the coding sequence ATGATCCCGGTCTTGGAAATATTCGGCCCTACCATTCAGGGCGAAGGAATGGTTATCGGACAAAAAACGATGTTTGTGCGAACCGCTGGCTGTGACTATCGTTGCAACTGGTGTGACTCCGCTTTTACGTGGGATGGATCTGCCCGTGATGAAATCCGGCAAATGTCGCCCGAGGCTGTCTGGGAGGAGCTCACTCGCTTAGGCGGGGACCGTTTTTCTCATGTCACGATCTCCGGGGGAAATCCTGCGCTTTTGGCTGGCATCGGTGACTTAATCTCCCTTTTGAAGGAGCATGGCATTCGCACAGCAGTCGAAACACAAGGCAGCAAGTGGCAAGCGTGGCTTCCACTGATTGACGATATTACGCTATCTCCTAAGCCGCCTAGTTCCGGGATGCAAACAGATTTTCAAGCGCTTGATCGAATTGTGCACGAGCTCCTGGATCAAAAGCATCCAGGACTTAGTCTGAAAGTGGTTGTTTTCGACGACGCCGATTTTGCCTATGCACGAACCATCCATCAGCGCTTTCCAGGGGTTCCCTTCTACTTGCAGCCAGGAAACAGCGATCTGACTGACGCTGATACGCCTTCGCTTCGGGATAAGCTTTTGGAGAGCTTTGAATGGCTGATCGATCAGGCGATGGAGACAGCTGACATGAATGACGCGAAGGTTCTTCCCCAACTACATGCGCTTGTCTGGGGCAATAAACGAGGCGTTTAA
- the queF gene encoding preQ(1) synthase yields the protein MAHQQERDLSSLTLLGNQGTTYNYSYDPSVLESFDNKHPYRDYFVKFNCPEFTSLCPITGQPDFATIYISYIPDIKMVESKSLKLYLFSFRNHGDFHEDCVNVIMNDLIKLMDPRYIEVWGKFTPRGGISIDPYCNYGKPGTKYEEMASHRMMNHDMYPEKVDNR from the coding sequence ATGGCACACCAACAAGAACGCGATTTATCCTCCCTCACTCTTTTGGGAAATCAAGGGACAACGTACAACTACTCCTATGATCCGAGCGTATTGGAGTCTTTTGACAACAAGCATCCGTACCGCGATTATTTCGTAAAATTCAACTGCCCGGAATTCACCAGCCTGTGCCCGATTACCGGACAACCAGACTTTGCGACGATTTATATCAGCTACATTCCTGATATCAAAATGGTAGAGAGCAAGTCGCTCAAGCTATATTTGTTCAGCTTCCGTAATCACGGTGATTTTCACGAGGATTGCGTCAATGTTATCATGAACGATTTGATCAAGCTGATGGACCCGCGCTATATCGAGGTATGGGGCAAGTTCACTCCGCGCGGCGGCATCTCGATCGATCCGTATTGCAACTACGGGAAACCGGGGACGAAGTACGAGGAGATGGCGAGCCATCGGATGATGAATCATGATATGTATCCGGAGAAAGTGGACAATCGGTAG
- a CDS encoding HsmA family protein produces the protein MLVAAVIFINLALIAYTIGVWSEKRSGELKLKHLIFFGLGLAFDTIGTTFMKLLAENSSLNLHGITGLIALILMFFHTVWACVVLWKKKEHQIKQFHKFSLIVWILWLVPYSIGVALSFMK, from the coding sequence GTGTTAGTAGCAGCTGTGATTTTTATAAATCTTGCTCTCATTGCCTATACGATTGGGGTATGGAGCGAAAAACGTTCAGGAGAGCTAAAGTTAAAACACCTTATCTTTTTTGGTCTTGGCTTAGCATTCGATACGATCGGAACTACGTTTATGAAACTACTTGCTGAGAACTCCAGTTTAAATTTGCATGGCATTACTGGGTTGATCGCTCTGATCTTAATGTTTTTCCATACAGTGTGGGCCTGTGTCGTCCTATGGAAAAAGAAAGAACATCAAATCAAGCAGTTCCATAAATTTAGCTTGATCGTATGGATTTTATGGCTTGTACCTTATTCCATTGGCGTCGCTTTAAGCTTTATGAAATAA
- a CDS encoding group I truncated hemoglobin gives MSTFYEKYGGEDTVAKVVDYFYDLVLADDTVNHFFKNTDMEKQRRHQTKFISYALGGPNQYTGQSMAKVHEGMNLQPIHFDAIVKHLRDALAHFGVSEEDIVDALGKVGSLRDDILYK, from the coding sequence ATGAGTACATTTTACGAGAAATACGGCGGGGAAGATACGGTCGCGAAAGTAGTGGACTACTTTTATGATTTAGTTTTAGCTGATGACACCGTGAACCACTTTTTCAAAAACACGGATATGGAAAAACAACGTAGACACCAAACTAAGTTCATCAGCTATGCCCTCGGTGGTCCGAATCAATACACTGGACAGTCCATGGCAAAGGTTCACGAAGGGATGAATCTGCAACCCATTCATTTTGATGCCATCGTTAAGCATTTGCGTGATGCCTTGGCTCACTTTGGTGTCAGCGAAGAGGATATTGTCGATGCTCTCGGCAAAGTAGGATCACTCCGGGATGATATTTTGTATAAATAA
- a CDS encoding GNAT family N-acetyltransferase, translating to MQIRNIQEQDYLKVITVLNDWWGGRQMSDMLPKLFFIHFQSTSFIVEEKGEVIAFLIGFLSQTLPGEAYIHFVGVHPDKRKDGWGRELYHHFFQTVEQKGCNTIRCITSPVNKGSISFHTKLGFVVEKGDKSVDGIDVTSNYDGKGNDRVTFVKKL from the coding sequence ATGCAAATCCGAAATATACAAGAGCAAGACTACCTCAAAGTTATTACCGTCCTTAACGATTGGTGGGGTGGGCGACAAATGTCTGATATGTTACCCAAGCTGTTTTTTATCCATTTCCAGTCAACGAGCTTTATTGTTGAAGAGAAGGGAGAAGTCATCGCGTTCCTCATCGGCTTCTTGTCCCAGACGTTGCCTGGCGAAGCTTATATTCACTTCGTCGGGGTACATCCAGACAAGCGAAAAGATGGCTGGGGACGCGAATTATACCACCATTTCTTTCAAACCGTAGAACAAAAAGGATGTAATACGATTCGATGCATTACCTCCCCTGTTAATAAAGGCTCAATCTCCTTCCACACGAAGCTAGGTTTTGTCGTTGAGAAAGGAGATAAAAGCGTGGATGGAATTGATGTGACTTCTAATTATGATGGAAAAGGAAATGACCGGGTTACTTTTGTTAAAAAGCTCTAA
- the lepB gene encoding signal peptidase I codes for MRSDLKSAKEIWGWTKTLGISLSLAMLVNVFVLQPFKVNGQSMEPTLQNDERIYVSKLSHTFSYLPEYNDIVVIDSRVNRDRTLKDDILENPLLMLAMGKSEAKTFWVKRVIGKPGDTLEFKNESLYRNGQPLNEPYIKEKMVDLPDAKIVIPENHVFVMGDNRNNSDDSRVIGVIPLDHIMGKKLF; via the coding sequence ATGCGGTCTGATTTGAAAAGCGCAAAAGAAATATGGGGCTGGACCAAAACATTGGGCATCTCCCTTTCACTCGCAATGCTGGTTAACGTATTTGTCCTCCAACCTTTTAAAGTGAATGGACAATCGATGGAGCCCACTTTGCAAAACGACGAACGCATCTATGTGTCGAAATTGTCCCACACATTCTCTTATCTCCCTGAGTACAACGATATTGTCGTGATCGACAGCCGTGTAAACCGAGATCGTACGTTAAAAGATGACATCCTTGAAAATCCTCTACTCATGCTTGCCATGGGGAAAAGCGAAGCCAAAACATTCTGGGTAAAACGAGTCATCGGAAAACCTGGCGATACGTTGGAGTTTAAGAACGAGAGCCTGTATCGGAATGGACAGCCGTTAAACGAGCCGTACATAAAAGAAAAAATGGTCGACTTACCTGACGCCAAGATCGTCATACCAGAAAACCATGTGTTTGTGATGGGGGACAATCGTAACAATAGCGATGATAGTAGAGTCATTGGCGTGATTCCACTCGATCATATTATGGGGAAAAAACTGTTTTAA
- a CDS encoding YmaF family protein, translated as MSSQHSHSLRFIRFADRPGHFHGYDTLTSISDRHRHRIRGRTSPPEGMRDRHVHYYEGTTTFNDGHVHHYRGWTGPPIPLPDGSHYHEFSGQTTYDDGHTHYYRGVTSEALS; from the coding sequence ATGAGCTCTCAGCACTCTCATTCATTACGCTTTATTCGATTTGCAGATCGACCCGGGCATTTTCATGGGTATGACACACTGACGAGCATTTCGGATCGTCATCGTCACCGAATCCGTGGCAGAACATCGCCCCCAGAAGGAATGAGAGATCGGCACGTCCATTACTACGAAGGTACCACTACTTTTAATGATGGACATGTGCATCACTACAGGGGATGGACGGGTCCGCCTATTCCGTTGCCAGACGGAAGTCATTACCACGAGTTTTCAGGGCAAACCACTTATGATGACGGGCACACTCATTACTACCGGGGTGTAACCAGCGAGGCCCTATCTTAA
- the cydC gene encoding thiol reductant ABC exporter subunit CydC: MKEAREGNQGWFLPYFRQFFWQFAAAALLGTLAVACASALLYTSGYLISRSALKPENVLMVYVPIVLVRAFGFSKAVIQYLERLVGHDAALRVLSRMRVRLYQTIELQDQLLRTRFRTGDLLGVLADDIEQLQNVYLRFVLPAVSAVLLYGAGIVALGRMDGMFALLMALYCGFLLLVAPAVVLWSSIAKSRRFKQERQAAYRELTDAVFGMSDWILSGRTQQFLQLFSRRQKTAAQIENGIRRGEWRVQWMSQCAIGGAIVLLVIWAGGLAGANQIPVTLIAAIGLVAFPLMDAFARISDAVVRMPEYKESLERLREIEGGRPFVEAQKEKVADQAGGILKFEHVRFRYPQASSWSVQDVSFDVPQGGEIALLGRSGAGKSTILNLIRGALQPEVGQVTVNGQPVQSEEASACLFSVLNQQPYLFDTTVANNIRLGRPDASDEEVRAVTAQVGLDQLIESLPDGYQTRMQETGLRFSGGERQRIALARILLQNKPIVLLDEPTVGLDPLTERDLMATIFRVLQGKTLIWVTHHLSGLEQMDEIIFMEQGFISMRGTHEELYQDNPRYRNLYTMDCPLVSMLEK; encoded by the coding sequence ATGAAGGAAGCGCGAGAAGGCAATCAGGGGTGGTTTCTTCCATACTTTCGCCAGTTTTTCTGGCAGTTTGCCGCAGCGGCTTTGCTGGGAACCTTGGCAGTGGCATGTGCGAGTGCTTTGCTGTATACGTCCGGGTATTTGATTTCCCGCTCCGCACTCAAGCCCGAAAACGTCTTAATGGTCTATGTTCCGATCGTACTTGTCCGGGCATTTGGCTTTAGCAAAGCAGTCATTCAGTACCTGGAACGTTTGGTTGGACATGATGCAGCTCTGCGTGTGTTGTCGCGTATGCGTGTGCGATTGTACCAGACAATCGAACTGCAAGATCAGCTCCTCCGCACTCGTTTTCGTACGGGAGATCTGCTTGGTGTACTAGCGGATGACATCGAGCAACTACAAAATGTTTATCTGCGCTTTGTGCTGCCAGCCGTCTCGGCGGTGCTCCTCTACGGGGCAGGGATTGTGGCACTTGGACGAATGGACGGGATGTTCGCGCTGCTGATGGCGTTGTACTGTGGTTTTCTGCTGCTTGTTGCACCCGCAGTAGTCTTGTGGTCATCCATTGCCAAGAGTCGTCGGTTCAAGCAGGAGAGACAGGCCGCATATCGGGAGTTGACTGATGCTGTTTTTGGCATGAGTGATTGGATTCTTAGTGGTCGTACCCAGCAGTTTCTCCAGTTATTTTCGAGACGGCAAAAGACAGCTGCCCAGATCGAAAACGGCATCCGACGCGGAGAATGGCGAGTACAGTGGATGTCGCAGTGTGCAATCGGTGGAGCCATTGTCTTACTGGTCATCTGGGCGGGTGGACTTGCCGGTGCGAATCAGATTCCTGTTACGTTGATTGCTGCGATTGGGCTGGTCGCATTTCCGTTGATGGATGCGTTTGCCCGTATTTCTGATGCAGTTGTGCGAATGCCAGAATACAAGGAGTCTCTGGAGCGGCTTCGGGAGATCGAGGGCGGTCGTCCCTTTGTGGAAGCGCAGAAGGAAAAGGTGGCAGATCAAGCTGGGGGCATTTTGAAGTTCGAGCATGTTCGTTTTCGCTACCCACAAGCCAGCAGTTGGAGTGTGCAGGACGTGTCTTTTGATGTGCCTCAAGGGGGGGAAATTGCGTTGCTCGGCCGCAGCGGAGCTGGTAAATCGACAATACTGAACTTGATTCGAGGGGCCTTACAGCCGGAAGTAGGTCAGGTGACTGTAAATGGACAGCCTGTCCAGTCAGAAGAGGCTTCTGCTTGTTTGTTTTCCGTGTTGAATCAGCAGCCGTATTTGTTTGACACAACCGTAGCAAATAACATTAGGCTTGGTCGACCCGATGCGTCCGATGAAGAGGTTCGTGCCGTGACAGCTCAAGTCGGTCTGGATCAGCTGATTGAATCCCTACCAGACGGTTATCAAACACGGATGCAGGAAACCGGTCTGCGCTTCTCTGGCGGAGAGAGGCAACGTATTGCCCTTGCCCGGATTTTGCTGCAAAACAAGCCGATTGTTCTCCTGGATGAACCGACGGTGGGATTAGATCCGTTGACTGAACGCGATTTGATGGCAACGATCTTCCGTGTCTTGCAAGGGAAAACATTGATTTGGGTGACGCACCACTTGAGCGGGTTAGAGCAAATGGACGAGATCATTTTTATGGAGCAGGGATTCATCTCGATGCGAGGGACACATGAGGAGTTGTATCAGGACAATCCAAGGTATCGCAACCTGTATACAATGGACTGTCCGTTGGTGTCCATGTTGGAAAAATGA